In Juglans microcarpa x Juglans regia isolate MS1-56 chromosome 8D, Jm3101_v1.0, whole genome shotgun sequence, the following are encoded in one genomic region:
- the LOC121242119 gene encoding putative receptor protein kinase ZmPK1 — protein MDLPVLFLLLSLSFSLPLSSSSLDTIHEGTSLSIEKSEDILISPDGVFSAGFYSVGDNAYCYAIWFNKPSHSKIQTVIWMANRDHPVNGRSSKLSLLKTGNLILSDAGRFTVWATNTQSHSPVNLSLSNTGNLVLRNMEGVTLWESFDFPTDTLLPQQQLTRSTRLISSRSQTNYSSGFYKLFFDNDNTLRLLYDGLEVSSVCWPDPWLVSCDAGRSTYNSSRIAVLDTFGNFSSSDDFTFMAADYGPKLHRRLRIDYDGDVRLYSWDEEGQTWIVSWQVIQGPCKIYGICGENSLCSYIVGSDRKCSCLPGYKIKNLTDWSDGCEPEFHLSCNRNESGFLLLPRVEFFGYDYGYLPNYTFDQCKNLCLQLCNCKAFQFTFSREDGFSKCYPKTMLLNGYRSPDFQGDLYLRLPENNFSSYANYVQDFKLNCSSNGTVQQDRTYKRCQENLIVKFMLWFVCGVGGLEIICIFLVWCLLSRPQQASSVDKQGYLIAVTGFRRFTYVELKKATKDFNEEIGRGAGGIVYKGVLPDNRAVAIKRLNESNQGEGEFLAEVSIIGRINHMNLIEMWGYCAEGKRRLLVYEYMEHGTLAQNLSSHALDWKKRFDIAAGTAKGLAYLHEECLEWVLHCDVKPQNILLDSNYQPKVADFGLSKLQNRNLENASFSRIRGTRGYMAPEWVFNLPITSKVDVYSYGIVVLEMVTGKGPTKGVQATDSGGETEPKRLVAWVREKRNEAAAMASWVQEIVDPILEGSYEEGKMETLINVALQCVEEEKDARPSMRQVAEMLLCQENDSHNDDHGINL, from the coding sequence ATGGATTTGCCAGTTTTGTTCCTTCTATTATCTTTGTCATTTTCTCTCCCACTCTCATCCTCAAGCCTGGATACCATTCATGAAGGCACATCCCTCTCAATTGAGAAATCGGAAGACATTCTGATATCACCTGATGGAGTTTTCTCTGCTGGCTTTTATTCCGTAGGGGATAATGCCTATTGTTATGCCATATGGTTCAATAAGCCATCCCACAGCAAGATTCAAACCGTAATCTGGATGGCAAACCGTGATCACCCCGTTAATGGAAGGAGCTCTaagctctctctcctcaaaacTGGTAATCTTATCTTATCCGACGCTGGAAGGTTCACAGTTTGGGCAACAAACACTCAGTCACACTCCCCAGTAAACTTATCTCTCAGCAACACCGGTAATCTTGTCCTACGAAACATGGAAGGTGTTACTTTATGGGAAAGCTTTGATTTCCCAACAGACACCCTTCTTCCCCAACAACAACTCACTAGAAGCACAAGGCTCATCTCCTCCAGAAGCCAGACCAACTATTCCTCTGGTTTTTACAAGCTCTTTTTCGATAACGACAACACCCTCCGCCTTCTTTATGACGGTCTTGAGGTTTCCAGCGTATGCTGGCCAGACCCGTGGCTCGTGAGCTGCGATGCTGGAAGGTCCACATACAACAGCAGTCGGATTGCAGTGCTTGATACGTTCGGGAACTTCAGTTCTTCTGATGATTTTACTTTTATGGCAGCCGACTATGGGCCGAAGCTTCACAGAAGACTGAGAATTGATTATGATGGTGATGTTCGATTGTACAGTTGGGACGAGGAGGGGCAGACGTGGATTGTGTCTTGGCAAGTCATACAGGGACCTTGCAAGATTTATGGTATTTGCGGGGAAAATAGCCTTTGCAGCTATATTGTTGGTTCTGATAGGAAATGTTCATGCCTCCCAggatataagataaaaaatctAACCGACTGGTCTGACGGGTGCGAACCAGAGTTTCATCTTTCTTGCAATAGAAATGAGTCTGGCTTCCTGCTGTTACCCCGTGTCGAATTCTTTGGTTATGATTATGGGTACTTGCCCAATTACACATTTGATCAATGTAAGAATTTATGTTTGCAATTGTGCAACTGCAAAGCGTTCCAATTCACCTTCTCTCGAGAAGACGGCTTTTCAAAATGCTACCCCAAGACGATGTTGCTTAATGGATATCGTTCCCCAGATTTCCAAGGTGACCTCTATTTAAGGCTACCTGAAAACAATTTCTCCTCCTACGCAAATTATGTACAAGATTTCAAACTCAATTGCTCAAGTAATGGCACGGTGCAACAGGACAGAACGTATAAGAGATGCCAGGAAAATCTGATAGTAAAATTCATGCTCTGGTTTGTATGTGGAGTGGGAGGACTTGAAATAATCTGTATCTTTTTGGTGTGGTGTCTCTTGAGTAGACCCCAGCAAGCATCTAGTGTAGACAAACAGGGCTATCTTATTGCTGTCACTGGGTTCAGAAGATTTACTTATGTTGAGCTCAAGAAGGCAACAAAAGATTTTAATGAGGAGATTGGAAGAGGTGCAGGAGGAATTGTGTACAAAGGGGTATTGCCTGACAATCGAGCCGTAGCAATCAAGCGTCTCAATGAATCTAACCAAGGAGAAGGTGAATTTCTAGCTGAAGTAAGCATCATCGGGAGGATTAACCACATGAACTTAATTGAGATGTGGGGGTACTGTGCAGAGGGAAAGCGTAGGCTTTTGGTGTACGAGTACATGGAACATGGTACTTTAGCCCAAAACCTCTCATCCCATGCACTTGATTGGAAGAAAAGGTTTGACATTGCCGCAGGCACAGCAAAAGGCCTAGCTTATCTGCATGAAGAGTGCTTGGAGTGGGTTTTACACTGTGATGTAAAGCCACAGAACATACTCCTAGACTCTAACTATCAACCAAAGGTGGCAGATTTTGGGTTGTCTAAGTTACAAAATAGAAATCTCGAGAATGCAAGCTTCTCAAGAATAAGAGGAACCCGAGGGTACATGGCTCCAGAGTGGGTTTTCAATCTTCCTATCACCTCCAAAGTGGATGTTTATAGCTACGGAATTGTTGTATTGGAGATGGTGACAGGAAAGGGACCAACAAAGGGTGTCCAAGCTACAGATAGTGGAGGGGAGACAGAACCCAAAAGGTTGGTTGCTTGGGTGAGGGAAAAGAGGAATGAAGCGGCTGCAATGGCTTCCTGGGTTCAGGAGATCGTTGACCCAATATTGGAAGGCAGTTACGAAGAGGGTAAGATGGAAACTCTGATAAATGTTGCTTTGCAAtgtgtagaggaagagaaagacgCAAGACCCAGCATGAGGCAAGTAGCTGAGATGCTTTTATGCCAAGAAAATGATAGTCACAATGATGATCATGGTATTAATCTCTAA